The following proteins come from a genomic window of Rutidosis leptorrhynchoides isolate AG116_Rl617_1_P2 chromosome 10, CSIRO_AGI_Rlap_v1, whole genome shotgun sequence:
- the LOC139873020 gene encoding protein LATERAL BRANCHING OXIDOREDUCTASE 1-like: protein MSEVDPAFIQELEHRPKLAIIEAQGIPQIDLSPLINSSLPDYNSKSIQDLVSEVREACKTWGFFQVFNHGVPLENHENIMLAAKKFFDQPVEEKRKVIRDKANQQGYYDIEHTKNVRDWKEVFDINVLNPTKMFASHEADDDRITEYINRWPQDPPEFRDTCEAYAKEVQQLSYKLLELISLSLNLPVNRFESFFSKDETSFIRINHYPPCPVPHLALGVGRHKDAIALTILDQDVVGGLEVKRKTDGEWIFVKPIPNTLVINVGDIIQVWSNDRYESVEHRVMVNSAKERFSIAYFMNPSYYTVVEPLAELIDEQNPAKYKGYNWGKFFATRKRSNFQKLHVENIQIYHFKISDEEKNDDVVSQV from the exons ATGAGTGAAGTTGATCCAGCTTTCATTCAAGAACTTGAACACAGACCAAAACTCGCAATAATCGAAGCCCAAGGCATTCCACAAATCGATCTATCGCCTTTAATAAACTCATCTCTTCCCGACTATAATTCGAAGTCAATACAAGATTTAGTTTCGGAGGTACGAGAAGCATGCAAAACCTGGGGATTCTTTCAAGTGTTTAACCACGGGGTCCCACTAGAGAACCACGAAAACATAATGTTGGCCGCCAAGAAGTTTTTCGATCAGCCTGTCGAAGAGAAGAGGAAAGTGATAAGAGACAAAGCAAATCAACAAGGTTATTATGATATTGAACATACGAAAAACGTTAGGGATTGGAAAGAAGTGTTTGATATCAATGTCCTGAACCCGACAAAGATGTTCGCTTCTCATGAAGCTGACGATGATCGCATCACTGAGTATATTAATCGATGGCCTCAAGATCCTCCGGAGTTCAG ggacACATGTGAAGCATATGCTAAAGAGGTGCAACAACTATCATACAAATTGTTGGAACTTATCTCATTGAGTTTGAACCTTCCTGTAAACCGGTTCGAGTCTTTTTTCAGTAAGGACGAAACCAGTTTCATTCGGATCAACCATTACCCACCTTGCCCTGTTCCACACCTAGCCCTCGGTGTAGGCCGACACAAGGATGCTATTGCTTTGACTATTCTAGATCAAGACGTTGTAGGAGGTCTAGAAGTTAAGCGAAAAACTGACGGTGAGTGGATCTTCGTTAAGCCTATACcaaataccttggttattaatgtTGGTGACATAATTCAG GTATGGAGCAATGATAGGTACGAAAGCGTTGAGCACAGGGTGATGGTGAATTCTGCAAAAGAAAGGTTTTCGATCGCATATTTCATGAACCCTTCGTACTACACTGTGGTTGAGCCGCTAGCAGAGTTGATAGATGAACAAAATCCTGCAAAATACAAAGGCTACAATTGGGGAAAGTTTTTTGCAACTCGAAAACGCAGTaattttcaaaaacttcatgtcgAAAACatacaaatttatcattttaaaataTCTGATGAGGAAAAAAATGATGATGTTGTTTCCCAAGTCTAG